In Trichoderma breve strain T069 chromosome 4, whole genome shotgun sequence, the following proteins share a genomic window:
- a CDS encoding pleckstrin homology domain-containing protein → MFSRRHKSQHHVDGRRRKQDTISSALGDLGLIASPRRVGGIDNNVMSSSADRGRMRRDRTFVGSECAVCEEPLEHTLRGERILQFSCSHVSHEACFYEFIREMEAQYCPTCDAPLHLDSSRGGNVLDINKISNMVRTAGTESRAGTVTPAPTWESQGAPSVETQRRQQLTHTPSVGRTSQRDGRDNSSDRYASTRHTRNDSTGMASSNGYPETAQSGSQWRHDYDVQTMETTPNSPRAATRNPIPPPIVTVRSEFPTISRSRQQQTLTCLVTIEVPDNKWRPDPEDIGSPVQSQLAVNPGVPEVAPREISPAPTPTPNPPRFHPYESPEVLEEMTENLRNRVDNWHGLEFNRFGQLRLCGTLRVGKDKVSWQELECYLFSEMLICVKEKKLPPHWDESGAQRKQATRCTLKGSILIKKHLNDVTETGAIDENVLTLNLSVLELPQFHLRFDNRNQLKLWNQALLDLNAVDFAPSIRSPDLDRGEFSENDEDGEWARAGQQRVSSIASSWGHKSGTTAPTEYTNVPSKTIRLPNAVHVPIDVVVVVPISSSMQGVKINLVRDALKFMVSTLGERDRMGLVTFGSGGGGVPIVGMTTKAWPGWSNVLGSIKPVGQKSHRADVVEGANVAMDLLMQRKHNNPIATILLISDVSTSDADSVDFVVSRAEAAKITIHSFGLGMTHKPDTMIELSTRTKASYTYVKDWMMLRECLAGCLGSMQTLSHQNVKLKLKLPEGSPAKFHKISGALQITKRATGRDAEASLGDLRFGDKRDVLVQLVILPDTSSQETLAPDPWDNIVSGLEALGGSTDTDTERTLSVEEVPLIQADLIWGDILRDGTTAQMPRPSLLAITMLPANLGQKNKWQNTPPIPPHPSVVQRRMELLTSDMLTRALTLVSRGQHDRAHTLLNETRSILKGLGKGGLPPVPPSKSLPSTPHPGNDGSPASGTPDRKRSPSPTSATSSSGNGPPALGPPPPLGRSRSTDGLTLGVGIDATTVAALDAELESSLEWIQHPAVFGRDSRKAVLQAIGVISSQRAFTSRSPIESLWSSRIGGIKRLAERSREWREEGGGEGGITEEA, encoded by the exons TGTTCAGTCGACGGCACAAGAGTCAGCATCACGTCGACGGCCGCAGGAGAAAGCAAGATACAATATCAAGTGCTCTGGGCGACCTGGGCCTCATTGCCAGTCCACG AAGAGTAGGAGGTATCGACAACAACGTCATGTCGAGCAGCGCGGATCGAGGCCGCATGCGGCGGGACAGGACATTCGTGGGCAGCGAATGTGCTGTCTGCGAGGAACCACTGGAGCACACGCTGCGAGGCGAGCGCATTCTCCAGTTCTCTTGCTCCCATGTCTCCCACGAAGCCTGCTTCTACGAGTTCATCCGCGAAATGGAGGCACAATACTGCCCAACCTGTGATGCCCCGCTACATCTTGACTCCAGCCGAGGCGGCAATGTCCTGGACATCA ACAAAATCAGCAACATGGTGCGTACTGCCGGCACCGAGTCAAGGGCTGGCACCGTCACCCCAGCGCCCACCTGGGAAAGCCAGGGGGCGCCCAGTGTAGAAACCCAAAGGCGTCAACAGTTGACGCATACTCCGAGTGTTGGCAGGACGAGCCAGCGCGATGGCAGGGACAACAGCTCAGATCGCTACGCTTCTACGAGACATACTCGCAATGACAGTACTGGCATGGCTTCGTCTAATGGCTATCCTGAGACTGCACAGAGCGGCTCTCAATGGCGCCACGACTACGACGTCCAGACAATGGAGACGACACCCAACAGCCCTCGCGCCGCTACGAGAAATCCCATTCCTCCCCCGATTGTGACCGTTCGCTCCGAGTTTCCTACCATCAGCAGGTCTCGCCAGCAACAGACGCTCACGTGCCTTGTCACTATCGAAGTTCCTGACAACAAATGGAGGCCGGACCCCGAGGATATTGGATCGCCGGTACAGTCACAATTGGCTGTTAACCCGGGCGTTCCTGAGGTGGCCCCTCGCGAGATATCACCTGCtccgacgccgacgccgaaCCCCCCACGTTTCCACCCTTACGAGTCTCCCGAGGTTTTGGAAGAAATGACGGAGAATCTACGCAACCGCGTCGATAACTGGCATGGACTAGAGTTCAATAGATTTGGACAGCTGAGACTGTGCGGCACGTTACGAGTGGGCAAAGATAAAGTATCATGGCAAGAGCTCGAGTGTTATCTCTTCTCCGAGATGCTCATTTGTGTCAAGGAGAAAAAGCTCCCGCCCCACTGGGATGAGTCTGGCGCTCAACGAAAGCAAGCTACTCGCTGCACACTCAAGGGCTCCATCTTGATAAAGAAGCATCTCAATGACGTAACGGAAACGGGAGCTATCGATGAGAACGTCCTTACTCTAAATCTCTCCGTGCTTGAACTGCCACAATTTCATCTCAGGTTTGACAACCGCAATCAGCTCAAGCTATGGAATCAAGCTCTATTGGATTTGAACGCTGTCGATTTTGCTCCTTCTATTCGAAGTCCCGATCTGGACCGCGGAGAGTTCTCTGAGAACGATGAGGACGGAGAGTGGGCACGGGCTGGCCAGCAACGTGTATCCTCCATTGCTTCTTCCTGGGGCCACAAGTCCGGCACGACTGCACCGACCGAGTACACCAATGTGCCAAGCAAGACCATTCGCCTCCCCAACGCTGTTCACGTCCCGATCGAcgtcgttgtcgttgttCCCATCTCTTCGTCAATGCAGGGTGTTAAGATCAACCTCGTCCGTGACGCACTCAAATTCATGGTCAGCACGCTTGGTGAGAGGGACCGCATGGGCCTCGTCACATTTGGTTCCGGTGGTGGCGGTGTGCCAATTGTTGGCATGACCACCAAGGCTTGGCCTGGTTGGTCCAATGTCCTGGGCTCAATCAAACCCGTTGGTCAGAAGAGCCATCGCGCCGACGTGGTCGAAGGTGCCAACGTTGCTATGGACCTGCTGATGCAGAGAAAACACAACAACCCCATTGCCACCATTCTGCTTATCAGCGATGTGTCGACATCCGACGCCGATTCTGTGGACTTTGTCGTCTCTAgggcagaagcagcaaa GATCACTATTCACTCCTTTGGGCTGGGAATGACCCATAAGCCTGACACAATGATTGAACTCTCGACGAGGACAAAGGCATCATATACATATGTTAAGGACTGGATGATGCTGCGGGAATGTCTAGCTGGGTGCTTGGGCAGCATGCAGACACTGTCTCATCAGAAcgtcaagctcaagctcaagctcccAGAAGGATCACCTGCCAAGTTCCACAAAATCAGCGGCGCTTTGCAAATCACCAAGCGGGCAACGGGACGAGACGCCGAAGCGTCGCTCGGCGACCTCCGATTTGGAGATAAGCGTGATGTGCTGGTTCAGCTTGTCATCCTCCCCGACACCTCTTCTCAGGAGACGCTTGCTCCGGACCCATGGGACAACATTGTCTCAGGCCTGGAGGCTCTTGGTGGGTCGACAGATACCGATACAGAGAGGACCCTTTCGGTGGAGGAAGTGCCACTTATCCAGGCTGATCTCATCTGGGGCGACATCTTGAGAGATGGCACCACGGCTCAGATGCCACGACCATCTCTTCTGGCCATTACCATGCTGCCGGCAAATCTTGGTCAGAAGAACAAGTGGCAGAACACGCCGCCTATCCCCCCACACCCCAGCGTTGTGCAGAGGCGAATGGAGCTGCTCACCTCAGACATGCTCACGCGTGCCCTGACTCTTGTGAGCCGTGGCCAGCACGACCGCGCTCATACACTGTTGAACGAAACCCGCTCCATCCTCAAGGGCCTCGGCAAAGGTGGCTTGCCACCTGTGCCTCCCAGCAAATCGCTACCTTCGACACCGCACCCAGGCAACGATGGGTCTCCGGCATCCGGAACTCCAGATCGGAAGCGTAGCCCGTCGCCTACGTCGgcaacatcttcctctggCAATGGCCCGCCTGCGCTtggccctcctcctccgctaGGCCGGTCACGCTCCACCGACGGACTGACACTGGGCGTCGGTATCGACGCCACAACAGTTGCTGCTCTCGATGCTGAACTCGAGAGCAGTCTAGAATGGATCCAACACCCTGCCGTGTTCGGCCGCGACAGTCGTAAGGCGGTTCTCCAAGCAATCGGAGTTATAAGCTCGCAACGTGCCTTTACGTCGCGGAGCCCCATTGAGAGTCTGTGGTCGAGCCGGATCGGTGGCATCAAGCGCCTTGCAGAACGCAGCCGAGAgtggcgagaagaaggcggcggtGAGGGCGGAATCACTGAAGAGGCGTGA
- a CDS encoding NADPH-dependent FMN reductase domain-containing protein yields MASKIAIIITSTRTPRLGPNVASFVHKVLTPLASSSSATLSIVDVDTFKLPVYDEPVIPANVPARGQFIHEHSKRWSAEIASHDAYVLIVPEYNYGVAGSTKNAIDYLKNEWDGKPAAIVSYGISGAKIASEQVKGSLEGVGLRVSATRPQLAFSGGVGPDAFLAIGEGNLGEATRKEWEEKHTEEIIQSFKEILDALANPVEKKKN; encoded by the coding sequence CCCCCCGTCTCGGCCCCAACGTCGCCTCATTCGTCCACAAAGTCCTCACCCCCctcgcctcatcctcctcggcgaCCCTCTCCATCGTCGACGTCGACACCTTCAAGCTCCCCGTCTACGACGAGCCCGTCATCCCCGCAAACGTCCCCGCCCGTGGCCAGTTCATCCACGAGCACTCCAAGCGCTGGTCCGCCGAAATCGCCTCCCACGACGCCTACGTCCTCATCGTGCCAGAGTACAACTACGGCGTCGCGGGGAGCACCAAGAACGCAATCGACTACCTCAAGAATGAGTGGGACGGCAAGCCCGCCGCCATCGTTAGTTACGGCATTTCTGGTGCAAAGATCGCGTCTGAGCAGGTCAAGGGCTCGCTCGAGGGTGTTGGCCTCAGGGTCTCTGCTACTAGGCCCCAGCTTGCCTTCTCTGGCGGCGTTGGGCCCGACGCTTTCCTCGCTATTGGTGAGGGGAATCTGGGCGAGGCCACGAGAAAggagtgggaagagaagcacaCCGAGGAGATTATCCAGTCCTTCAAGGAGATTCTCGATGCCCTTGCGAACCcggttgagaagaagaagaactaG